The following coding sequences are from one Leptolyngbya sp. NIES-3755 window:
- a CDS encoding gas vesicle protein GvpA (similar to AA sequence:cyanobase_aa:LBDG_19380), translating to MPTATGSSLADVLERVLDKGIVIAGDISVSVATTELLTIRIRLLIASVDKAREMGINWWENHPYFSAPSKELVETNQKLLDRIEALENELAVVRKKLPQSNSLESLLEDL from the coding sequence ATGCCAACCGCGACAGGTTCATCCTTAGCGGACGTTTTAGAGCGCGTTTTAGACAAAGGAATCGTGATTGCTGGAGACATCTCGGTTTCGGTTGCTACGACTGAACTCCTAACCATTCGGATTCGCTTATTGATCGCGTCGGTTGATAAAGCGAGAGAGATGGGGATCAACTGGTGGGAAAATCACCCTTACTTCAGTGCCCCGTCGAAAGAATTGGTCGAGACGAATCAAAAATTGCTCGATCGAATTGAAGCGCTTGAAAACGAATTAGCAGTCGTTCGCAAGAAATTACCCCAATCGAATTCTTTAGAATCGCTGCTCGAAGATTTGTAG
- a CDS encoding hypothetical protein (similar to AA sequence:cyanobase_aa:PCC7424_5672) yields MNDDTLKELLIVLKVLAGNNPPNWQRPLKNYKDFDWSKIGATPISQDAHGATKVVWCGHVYTRRSGENRKFGAAIWFSRANGKGEGDETNYLKLITFKDSADAESLPDYVVRSLR; encoded by the coding sequence ATGAACGATGACACCCTGAAAGAGTTGCTGATTGTCCTCAAAGTGCTGGCAGGCAACAATCCCCCGAATTGGCAGCGTCCGTTGAAGAATTACAAAGACTTCGACTGGTCAAAAATTGGGGCAACTCCGATTAGTCAGGATGCACATGGCGCGACCAAAGTGGTTTGGTGTGGTCATGTTTACACTCGGCGGAGCGGGGAAAATCGGAAGTTTGGAGCGGCGATCTGGTTCTCGCGGGCGAATGGCAAAGGTGAAGGGGATGAAACCAATTATCTCAAGCTCATCACCTTTAAGGATTCAGCCGATGCGGAATCGTTGCCAGATTACGTGGTGCGGAGTTTGCGTTAA
- a CDS encoding gas vesicle K (similar to AA sequence:cyanobase_aa:LBDG_19370) produces MPPEFSNQLTAPKSNKAGLAPLLLTLVELIRQLMEAQVIRRMDRGEMSDRDLDRAAESLRKLEEQVIHICEIFEIDPADLNIDLGEVGTLLPKTGGYYPGEKSSSPTILELLDRLLNTGVVLQGNIDLGLADIDLIHAKLQLVLTSKPL; encoded by the coding sequence GTGCCCCCCGAATTTTCCAATCAATTGACTGCACCGAAATCGAATAAAGCTGGACTTGCGCCATTGTTGCTGACATTGGTGGAATTGATTCGCCAATTGATGGAGGCACAAGTCATCCGGCGGATGGATCGGGGGGAAATGAGCGATCGAGATCTCGATCGAGCCGCTGAAAGTCTCCGCAAATTAGAGGAGCAAGTCATCCACATCTGCGAGATTTTCGAGATTGATCCGGCAGATTTGAACATTGATTTGGGTGAAGTGGGCACGTTATTACCGAAGACTGGAGGATATTATCCTGGTGAAAAATCGTCGAGTCCAACCATTTTGGAATTGCTCGATCGCTTGCTCAATACAGGTGTTGTTCTGCAAGGCAATATTGATCTCGGATTGGCTGATATCGATTTGATCCACGCCAAACTTCAGTTGGTTCTGACTTCTAAGCCCCTTTGA
- a CDS encoding gas vesicle synthesis GvpLGvpF (similar to AA sequence:cyanobase_aa:LBDG_19360), with translation MSNLYLYGIFPAPGPQDLDLQGLDQKPVQTEIVDGFVFLYSEAKQERYLASRRNLLGHEKVLEQAMQAGYRTLLPLQFGLTIDTWETVSSQLTAPHADHLNRLFEKLSGHREVSVKLFWDSAEELQALMAETPELRAQRDSLEGKTLSMDEIVRIGQAIEKAMSDRRDSIISTFQAALNPMALEIVENDLLTEAMIYNAAYLIPWDLESEFSQKVEWLDQQFGGRLKIRYNDFTAPYNFAQFERG, from the coding sequence ATGAGCAATCTCTATCTTTACGGAATTTTCCCCGCACCCGGACCCCAAGATCTGGATCTTCAAGGACTTGACCAAAAGCCCGTTCAAACCGAAATTGTGGACGGATTCGTATTTCTGTATTCTGAAGCGAAACAAGAGCGATATCTTGCTAGTCGTCGGAATTTGCTGGGACACGAGAAAGTTTTAGAACAAGCAATGCAAGCGGGATATCGGACTCTTTTACCGCTTCAGTTTGGGTTAACGATCGACACTTGGGAAACGGTTTCATCTCAACTAACTGCCCCCCATGCAGATCATCTCAATCGTTTGTTTGAAAAGCTCTCTGGTCATCGAGAAGTCAGCGTCAAACTCTTTTGGGACAGTGCTGAAGAATTACAGGCACTCATGGCGGAAACTCCTGAACTGAGAGCACAACGAGACAGTCTGGAAGGGAAAACGCTCAGCATGGATGAAATTGTCAGAATCGGGCAAGCGATCGAGAAAGCGATGAGCGATCGACGAGATTCAATTATTTCTACATTCCAAGCCGCACTCAATCCGATGGCACTCGAAATTGTTGAAAATGATTTGCTCACTGAAGCGATGATTTACAACGCTGCTTACTTGATTCCGTGGGATTTGGAATCGGAATTTAGTCAAAAAGTGGAATGGCTCGATCAACAGTTTGGGGGACGCTTAAAGATTCGTTACAACGATTTCACGGCTCCCTACAATTTCGCACAGTTCGAGCGGGGTTAA
- a CDS encoding gas vesicle protein G (similar to AA sequence:cyanobase_aa:LBDG_19350), which yields MVLRLLFAPVTGLGWIAEQIQERVDIELDQTENLSKRLLALQLAFDMGEISEEDFEAQEEELLLAIQALEDQKIEE from the coding sequence ATGGTTCTGCGTTTATTATTTGCACCTGTGACGGGACTCGGTTGGATTGCAGAACAAATCCAAGAACGAGTTGATATCGAACTTGATCAAACTGAAAATTTGAGTAAGCGACTATTGGCGTTACAGCTTGCCTTTGATATGGGCGAAATCTCGGAAGAAGACTTTGAAGCGCAGGAAGAAGAATTGTTACTGGCAATTCAAGCGCTCGAAGATCAGAAAATTGAGGAGTAG
- a CDS encoding putative integral membrane protein (similar to AA sequence:cyanobase_aa:LBDG_19340), protein MQTQEPIVYQGQFGSFTIEDHDRQSVIIYRIGLAIAALSFAIATGLAFGQNLFWITPIYFLFWTALGVSLFTIHIYLKPLHLALQGFWMIGGIASIVLLFVSSEPLALYVYQHPIWIFGIGFTFAALTGIFFKEAFCFDRFETKLLTPIIPVLLLGHLSGWLPLPWEQALLGIWAVLFAVFAIRKLIQPIPPDIGDKSVFEYLKQKHS, encoded by the coding sequence ATGCAAACTCAAGAGCCGATCGTTTATCAAGGACAGTTTGGATCATTCACGATCGAGGATCACGATCGCCAAAGTGTGATTATTTATCGAATTGGACTCGCGATCGCGGCTTTGAGTTTTGCGATCGCGACCGGACTTGCTTTTGGACAAAATCTGTTCTGGATTACACCGATCTATTTTCTGTTTTGGACTGCATTAGGAGTCAGTCTATTTACGATTCATATTTATCTGAAACCGCTGCACTTGGCACTTCAGGGATTTTGGATGATCGGGGGAATTGCTTCGATCGTGCTTTTATTTGTCAGTTCTGAACCACTCGCTTTGTATGTTTACCAGCATCCGATCTGGATTTTCGGAATTGGATTTACGTTTGCTGCACTGACTGGAATCTTTTTCAAAGAGGCATTTTGTTTCGATCGATTTGAGACAAAATTATTAACTCCGATCATCCCGGTATTGTTGCTTGGACATTTGAGCGGTTGGTTGCCTTTGCCCTGGGAACAAGCACTATTAGGCATTTGGGCAGTTTTATTTGCTGTTTTTGCAATTCGTAAGCTGATTCAACCGATTCCGCCAGATATTGGAGATAAAAGCGTTTTTGAATATTTGAAGCAGAAACACTCTTGA
- a CDS encoding serine/threonine protein kinase (similar to AA sequence:cyanobase_aa:Npun_F5820) — MDTLYDRYEIRHQLGKKAGRQTLLAFDRITQQQVILKLLTFSADFVWDDLKQFEREIETLKSLTHPAIPTYLDSFELNSPTQKGFVLVQSYLDAPSLEEHLQAGREFGEIEVKQIVKSLLEILRDLHDRHPPLIHRDIKPSNILLGQSLSKVYLIDFGSVQTLVNQAGKTVTVVGTYGYMPPEQFGGISTPASDLYSVGMTAIALLTGSHPADLPQDNLRIQFTPRTPISQNFMDWLQQITEPHPSQRFISTEHALSTLTTVIERSYFESPNYLKEAVIDSVGMSIKAAVISAGIGTFFALLWGGATGLMLGAFGLMTGILWGSAVGALNGLIVGTISHLKFYSLKNLVHHQLTVTVVSVMSIFVLGVVAFSGTSGSNYSYSSPDFRWVTLPAIIITTIAVQFSNYQLIQKWYRRKRQ; from the coding sequence ATGGATACTCTATACGATCGATATGAGATTCGGCATCAGTTAGGAAAGAAGGCTGGACGACAGACTCTTTTGGCATTCGATCGCATCACTCAACAGCAAGTCATTCTTAAACTTCTAACCTTTAGTGCCGATTTTGTATGGGATGACCTGAAGCAGTTTGAACGCGAGATCGAGACACTCAAATCACTGACTCATCCAGCCATTCCAACTTATTTAGACTCGTTTGAACTGAACAGCCCAACTCAGAAAGGCTTTGTGTTAGTTCAGAGCTATTTAGACGCACCCTCACTTGAAGAACATTTGCAGGCTGGACGAGAGTTCGGTGAAATCGAAGTGAAACAGATTGTGAAATCATTGCTCGAAATCTTACGAGATTTGCACGATCGACATCCGCCTCTGATTCACCGAGACATCAAACCCAGTAACATTTTGCTGGGTCAATCTCTTAGTAAAGTCTATTTGATCGATTTCGGTTCAGTTCAAACGCTAGTGAATCAAGCTGGAAAAACGGTGACTGTCGTTGGAACGTATGGTTATATGCCACCAGAGCAATTTGGAGGAATTTCGACTCCGGCTTCTGATTTGTACAGTGTGGGAATGACCGCGATCGCGCTTCTCACAGGCAGTCATCCCGCTGATCTACCTCAAGACAATCTTCGCATTCAGTTCACGCCTCGCACTCCGATCAGTCAGAATTTCATGGATTGGTTACAGCAAATCACTGAGCCACATCCGAGTCAGCGATTTATCTCCACAGAACACGCTTTGAGTACGCTTACTACTGTAATTGAGCGATCGTACTTTGAATCACCAAACTATCTCAAAGAGGCAGTGATTGATAGTGTTGGGATGAGCATCAAAGCAGCGGTGATTTCAGCCGGAATTGGAACATTTTTTGCATTGCTCTGGGGAGGTGCAACTGGGTTGATGCTTGGTGCATTCGGGCTAATGACTGGCATACTGTGGGGAAGCGCAGTCGGAGCATTGAATGGCTTGATCGTAGGAACAATCAGTCATCTCAAGTTCTATTCGCTGAAAAATTTAGTTCATCATCAGTTAACTGTGACTGTTGTAAGTGTAATGAGCATTTTTGTTTTAGGTGTGGTTGCATTCTCTGGAACTTCTGGCAGCAATTACAGTTACTCTTCACCTGACTTTCGCTGGGTTACACTTCCTGCCATTATTATCACAACGATCGCTGTGCAGTTTAGCAATTATCAATTGATTCAGAAGTGGTACAGGAGAAAGCGGCAATGA
- a CDS encoding serine/threonine kinase (similar to AA sequence:cyanobase_aa:alr3877), with translation MIPKLLAERYEIQQQLGNQTGRRTFLALDRQTNSQVIIKVLLLGDDFEWQDLKLFEREAEILKTMEHPAIPRYLDYLELQEPNGFALVQTYIEARSLEDHLRSGRTFSETEVETLARSLLAILSYLHNHTPPIIHRDIKPSNILLSDRTAHSPGTVYLVDFGSVQTIAAQTGGTITIVGTYGYMPPEQFGGRVSAASDLYSLGATLIYLLTGRNPVELPQANFQIQFRSLINIRSQFADWLEWMTEPALNRRFTSADEALSALDEPHPRTIAAPIVRTQPAPTNRVSTSSSANTLNVQIRQENGEFLAQAVLTVTTLIVFWMTIGSFCGFVASASVLQPMLLGIGAIASFILIPILQNQEVILTPTKLYWKSVLFGLKWNRTKPLSTPSIRQILLTYQQINGVRQAIKLTIVAETRQITIDDRQLTSAELIWIAQQLSQWLGIPIAESGNTE, from the coding sequence ATGATTCCCAAGCTTTTGGCAGAACGCTATGAAATTCAGCAGCAATTGGGGAATCAAACTGGAAGAAGAACATTCTTAGCACTCGATCGACAAACGAACAGTCAAGTCATTATCAAAGTGCTACTGCTTGGAGATGACTTCGAGTGGCAGGACTTAAAGCTATTTGAACGAGAAGCAGAGATTCTGAAAACGATGGAGCATCCTGCAATTCCGCGTTACCTAGACTATCTAGAGCTACAAGAACCTAACGGATTTGCATTAGTTCAAACTTATATCGAAGCTCGATCGCTAGAAGACCATCTTAGATCTGGACGAACATTTAGCGAAACTGAGGTAGAAACATTAGCACGATCACTGCTTGCAATTCTAAGCTACTTACACAATCACACTCCGCCGATCATTCATCGAGACATTAAGCCGAGCAATATTCTATTAAGCGATCGTACTGCTCATTCACCGGGTACAGTCTATCTAGTTGATTTTGGTTCAGTCCAAACGATCGCAGCCCAAACAGGCGGAACAATTACGATCGTCGGAACTTACGGTTATATGCCGCCTGAGCAATTCGGTGGACGAGTCAGCGCAGCATCCGATCTCTACAGTTTAGGAGCAACTTTAATCTATCTACTAACTGGAAGAAATCCCGTAGAACTTCCGCAAGCTAATTTCCAGATCCAATTCCGATCGCTCATTAACATTCGTTCTCAGTTCGCAGATTGGTTAGAGTGGATGACAGAACCCGCTCTGAATCGGCGTTTTACTTCGGCTGATGAAGCACTGAGCGCATTAGATGAACCGCATCCAAGAACGATCGCTGCTCCCATCGTTCGGACTCAACCTGCACCGACTAATCGAGTTTCAACTAGCTCCAGTGCGAACACATTAAATGTTCAAATTCGTCAGGAAAATGGGGAGTTTTTAGCACAAGCAGTTCTTACCGTTACGACTTTGATCGTATTTTGGATGACGATCGGTTCATTCTGCGGATTTGTCGCTTCTGCATCTGTACTGCAACCGATGTTATTGGGAATTGGCGCGATCGCATCATTCATCTTAATTCCAATTCTCCAAAACCAAGAAGTCATTCTCACACCGACGAAACTCTACTGGAAATCAGTGCTTTTTGGCTTGAAGTGGAATCGAACCAAACCACTCTCAACGCCTTCGATCCGGCAAATCCTTCTCACCTATCAACAAATAAATGGTGTGCGTCAAGCCATTAAACTCACAATTGTTGCAGAAACAAGGCAGATTACCATCGACGATCGACAATTGACCAGTGCCGAACTGATTTGGATTGCACAACAACTCAGTCAATGGTTAGGAATTCCGATCGCAGAATCCGGGAATACTGAGTAG
- a CDS encoding DNA protecting protein DprA (similar to AA sequence:cyanobase_aa:LBDG_19330) — protein sequence MSDDRAFWLAWSKIPGVGAVLQKRIHTEFGSLKTAWTAAPEELETVEGIGQQSAIAICQHRNKLNIDRILKDHESQNFLTPADSDYPQLLAEIPDPPPVLYYRGQVELIRELDRQCGIAIVGTREPSDYGRRWTRKLSTTLAQHGFIVLSGLADGIDAEAHRSCLDVGGKTIAVLGTGVDLVYPAKNRRLYEQLLGTGLALSEYPAGTQPDRTHFPRRNRIVAGLSRAVLVIEGSIKSGALITANMANEYGRDIYALPGSLDNPRSAACLSLISRGAQIILGEAELMEHLGTIPKLDQAKQISLPLIDLAPDLAQVLETISAIAQQSNYPSASFDSIVQTTEMPTATVSSSLLQLELLGLITQVPGMRYQIQEVTLQ from the coding sequence TTGAGTGACGATCGTGCGTTTTGGTTAGCCTGGTCAAAAATTCCGGGTGTTGGAGCCGTTTTACAAAAAAGAATTCACACGGAGTTTGGTAGCTTAAAAACAGCTTGGACAGCAGCACCAGAAGAATTAGAAACCGTTGAGGGAATTGGTCAGCAAAGCGCGATCGCAATCTGCCAACATCGGAATAAATTGAATATCGATCGCATTCTCAAAGACCACGAATCCCAGAATTTTCTCACTCCTGCTGATTCGGACTATCCTCAGTTACTCGCTGAAATCCCTGATCCGCCTCCGGTGCTTTACTATCGCGGACAGGTTGAACTGATTCGAGAACTCGATCGCCAATGTGGAATTGCGATCGTTGGTACTCGTGAACCTTCAGACTATGGCAGACGTTGGACACGTAAACTCAGTACAACACTGGCACAGCATGGATTTATCGTACTTTCTGGATTGGCAGATGGCATTGATGCGGAAGCTCATCGAAGTTGTCTAGACGTTGGAGGGAAAACGATCGCAGTTCTTGGAACCGGAGTCGATCTGGTTTATCCTGCTAAAAATCGCCGCTTGTATGAACAGCTACTAGGAACTGGACTGGCTCTGAGCGAATATCCTGCGGGAACCCAGCCCGATCGTACTCACTTTCCTCGTCGAAATCGCATCGTTGCAGGCTTATCGCGAGCAGTCCTAGTCATTGAAGGGTCAATCAAATCTGGAGCGCTGATTACTGCAAACATGGCAAATGAATACGGGCGCGATATCTATGCGCTTCCAGGGAGTTTGGACAATCCGAGATCAGCCGCTTGCCTCAGTTTGATTAGCAGAGGCGCGCAGATTATTCTAGGCGAAGCGGAATTAATGGAACATTTAGGAACAATTCCAAAGTTGGATCAGGCGAAACAGATATCGTTACCCTTGATCGATCTTGCTCCGGATCTTGCACAAGTGTTAGAAACAATTTCCGCGATCGCTCAACAGTCGAACTATCCTTCGGCTTCCTTCGATTCGATCGTGCAAACTACAGAAATGCCCACGGCAACCGTATCGAGTTCGCTCTTGCAGCTAGAATTGCTCGGACTGATCACACAAGTTCCCGGAATGCGCTACCAAATTCAAGAAGTCACTTTACAATAA
- a CDS encoding response regulator receiver sensor signal transduction histidine kinase (similar to AA sequence:cyanobase_aa:LBDG_19320), which yields MTVPLILIVDDNATNARILFDVLEEAGYQPLIAKNGEEALSQLETVSPDLILLDVVMPELDGFETCDRIQSNPNLQEIPIIFMSALADVGDKAKGLKLGAVDYITKPFQSEEVLARVQTHLKLRQQTRQLKELNDQLEQRVEERTAELSRSLDELQAAHLQLIQREKLSTLGELVSGIGHEINNPLNSIAGNLAHAEQYVQDLISHLQLYQRYYPDPVDEIVQDAEEITLPFLTTDLVKLLNTMKIAADRMTHISRSLRTFSRSDYENTIDLQIQDGLDSTLLLLQHRIKANSHRPAIQIIRDYVELPSINCFPGQLNQVFMNLLANAIDAIEESNRDKTYAEISENPNQIHIATELKSETVMIRIRDNGIGMTEAVRQKVFEPSFTTKPVGKGTGLGLAIAYQIIVEKHEGSLTCHSAPGKGTEFTIELPL from the coding sequence ATGACCGTACCTCTGATTCTGATTGTGGATGACAATGCCACTAATGCACGGATTCTATTTGATGTCTTGGAGGAAGCAGGATATCAACCGCTCATCGCAAAAAACGGCGAGGAAGCGTTGAGCCAATTAGAGACCGTCTCTCCAGATTTGATTTTGTTAGATGTCGTCATGCCTGAACTGGACGGATTTGAAACCTGCGATCGCATTCAGTCAAATCCCAATCTTCAAGAGATTCCGATCATTTTTATGAGTGCGCTTGCTGATGTGGGCGACAAAGCGAAAGGACTCAAGCTCGGTGCAGTCGATTACATCACAAAACCGTTTCAGTCAGAGGAAGTGCTTGCCCGTGTTCAGACCCATTTGAAACTGCGGCAGCAAACTCGGCAACTGAAGGAACTCAACGATCAGTTAGAACAGAGAGTAGAAGAAAGAACAGCAGAATTGTCTCGATCGCTGGATGAACTGCAAGCGGCACATCTTCAACTCATTCAGCGAGAAAAACTGTCCACACTGGGCGAACTTGTATCAGGAATCGGTCATGAGATTAATAATCCGCTGAATTCGATCGCGGGAAACCTCGCTCACGCTGAACAATATGTGCAGGATTTGATCAGCCATTTACAGTTGTATCAGCGCTATTATCCTGATCCGGTTGATGAGATTGTTCAAGATGCCGAAGAGATTACACTGCCGTTTCTGACGACAGATTTGGTGAAATTACTCAATACGATGAAGATCGCGGCTGATCGAATGACGCATATTAGTCGATCGCTGCGAACGTTTTCCCGAAGCGATTACGAAAATACGATCGATCTTCAAATTCAAGACGGATTAGATAGTACACTCTTACTTTTACAGCACCGAATCAAAGCGAATTCGCATCGTCCAGCCATTCAGATTATTCGAGATTATGTGGAACTGCCCTCGATCAATTGTTTTCCAGGGCAGTTAAATCAGGTGTTTATGAATCTATTGGCGAATGCGATCGATGCGATTGAGGAATCTAATCGAGACAAAACCTACGCTGAAATTTCAGAGAATCCAAATCAAATCCATATCGCAACAGAACTAAAGTCAGAAACCGTCATGATTCGGATTCGAGACAACGGTATTGGAATGACAGAGGCAGTACGGCAAAAAGTTTTTGAGCCGTCATTCACAACCAAACCTGTCGGGAAAGGAACCGGGTTGGGACTTGCGATCGCATATCAAATTATTGTCGAAAAACATGAGGGAAGCCTGACCTGCCACTCTGCTCCAGGAAAAGGAACAGAATTTACGATCGAGCTTCCCCTTTGA
- a CDS encoding ferrochelatase (similar to AA sequence:cyanobase_aa:LBDG_19310): MGRVGVLLLNLGGPDKIEDVRPFLYNLFADPEIIRLPFRWLQSPLAWLISTLRSKKSQENYLQIGGGSPLRRITEEQAQALQEELRKRGEEVSVYIGMRYWHPFTEEAISRIKRDQIDKLVVLPLYPQFSISTSGSSFRLLEQLWDEDPTLQKIDYTVIPTWYDRPGYLQAMADLIAQELDRFENPDHVHVFFSAHGVPVSYVEEAGDPYQGEIEQCTALIMKTLDRPNPYTLAYQSRVGPVEWLKPYTEDALEELAEEGVKDLAVVPISFVSEHIETLQEIDMEYREIAEEAGIGRFERVPALNTHPIFIGELATMVTDALNAPSVHFSEVARPQKRVKMYPQEGWEWGMTTSAEVWNGRVAMIGLIALIIEMILGRGPLHAFGILG; this comes from the coding sequence ATGGGTCGCGTAGGTGTTTTACTACTGAATCTTGGGGGACCGGACAAGATCGAAGATGTGCGTCCCTTTCTTTACAACTTGTTTGCTGATCCGGAAATTATTCGTCTTCCATTCCGCTGGCTTCAAAGCCCGCTGGCGTGGCTGATTTCGACCCTGCGTTCTAAGAAATCCCAAGAAAATTATCTCCAGATTGGGGGCGGTTCTCCGCTGCGTCGAATCACTGAAGAACAAGCGCAAGCTCTCCAGGAAGAACTCCGCAAGCGTGGAGAAGAGGTCAGCGTCTACATTGGAATGCGCTACTGGCATCCGTTCACCGAAGAAGCGATTTCTCGGATCAAGCGCGACCAAATTGACAAACTTGTGGTTTTGCCGCTGTATCCTCAATTTTCGATTAGCACGAGTGGTTCAAGTTTCCGCCTTTTAGAGCAGCTTTGGGACGAAGATCCGACGCTGCAAAAGATTGATTACACAGTGATTCCGACTTGGTACGATCGACCTGGATATCTCCAAGCGATGGCAGATTTGATCGCTCAAGAACTCGATCGCTTTGAAAATCCTGATCACGTTCACGTTTTCTTCAGCGCTCACGGTGTTCCAGTCAGCTACGTGGAAGAAGCGGGCGATCCGTATCAGGGCGAGATCGAGCAGTGTACCGCACTGATTATGAAGACGCTCGATCGACCCAATCCCTACACGCTGGCGTATCAGAGCCGAGTCGGTCCGGTGGAATGGCTGAAACCTTACACCGAAGACGCATTGGAAGAATTAGCTGAAGAAGGGGTGAAAGATCTAGCCGTTGTTCCAATCAGTTTTGTCTCTGAACATATTGAGACGCTGCAAGAAATTGATATGGAATACCGTGAAATCGCAGAGGAAGCGGGAATCGGACGATTTGAGCGAGTTCCAGCACTCAACACGCATCCGATCTTCATCGGTGAATTGGCGACGATGGTGACGGATGCGCTCAATGCTCCATCAGTTCACTTCTCAGAAGTTGCTCGTCCTCAGAAACGAGTGAAGATGTATCCCCAAGAAGGTTGGGAATGGGGAATGACCACTTCAGCCGAAGTTTGGAATGGACGAGTGGCAATGATCGGCTTGATTGCCTTGATTATTGAAATGATTCTAGGTCGCGGTCCACTTCATGCGTTTGGAATTCTCGGTTAG
- a CDS encoding integrase protein (similar to AA sequence:cyanobase_aa:LBDG_19300): MADLTTLDARIAQTNQRLKAAQLGLQVERRGVKLALRGTLPPRPDSGRLRPYQQRLSLGIPATPTGLKQIEQEAKIVAAQLIQDKFDWREYLTFTDGKRLSQQTLNQQLEAFEQYFFEQPERSINPASTKTTWSTAYAPYLRKLIAIAADFPTLTLTEAIYKTIDSTQNHSRSRQLCCTTLSAFAEFMNLTLPKDLKVLSGSYGASQTKMRELPSDEEILTVWATIPNPAWRFVYGMMATFGLRNHEVFYCNLNGLKKGETSIEVLPTTKTGSHQVWAFHPEWIEAFNLREIQLPSVETDLNKTTLQQVGKRVTTQFNRYDLPFSPYDLRHAWAIRTIHIGLSDTVAAKMMGHSVQIHTRTYHQWMTQRDQQLAVDNALKRLKGN; this comes from the coding sequence ATGGCAGACCTGACGACGTTAGATGCCCGAATTGCTCAAACCAATCAGCGACTCAAAGCAGCCCAGTTAGGACTCCAAGTGGAACGAAGAGGCGTAAAACTGGCACTACGAGGGACTTTACCCCCACGTCCCGACAGTGGACGACTCCGCCCTTATCAACAGCGTCTGAGTTTGGGAATTCCTGCGACTCCAACCGGGCTAAAACAGATCGAGCAAGAAGCAAAAATTGTCGCAGCGCAATTAATTCAAGACAAATTTGATTGGCGGGAATATTTGACTTTCACAGATGGAAAGCGGTTAAGTCAGCAAACCTTGAATCAGCAACTTGAGGCATTCGAGCAGTATTTTTTTGAGCAACCTGAACGATCGATAAATCCCGCCTCGACAAAAACCACGTGGTCAACGGCTTATGCACCGTATCTGAGGAAATTAATCGCGATCGCTGCGGATTTTCCAACGCTTACCCTGACTGAAGCGATCTATAAAACGATCGATTCAACCCAAAATCATTCACGCAGTCGGCAATTGTGCTGTACTACTCTGAGCGCGTTTGCCGAATTTATGAATCTGACATTGCCAAAAGATCTCAAAGTGCTTTCTGGAAGTTATGGAGCGAGTCAGACAAAAATGCGCGAATTGCCTTCGGATGAGGAAATCTTGACAGTCTGGGCAACGATTCCGAATCCAGCTTGGCGGTTTGTTTATGGAATGATGGCGACTTTTGGGCTGAGAAATCATGAGGTTTTTTACTGTAATCTCAATGGCTTGAAAAAAGGAGAAACCTCGATCGAAGTTCTTCCCACGACGAAAACCGGGAGCCATCAAGTTTGGGCATTTCATCCAGAGTGGATCGAAGCCTTTAACCTGAGAGAAATTCAATTGCCCTCGGTTGAAACGGATTTGAACAAAACGACCTTACAGCAAGTGGGAAAGCGAGTGACGACGCAGTTTAACCGCTATGATTTGCCCTTCTCGCCTTACGATTTGCGTCATGCTTGGGCGATTAGAACGATTCATATTGGGCTATCGGACACGGTTGCGGCGAAAATGATGGGGCATTCGGTACAGATTCACACTCGGACTTATCATCAATGGATGACGCAGCGGGATCAACAGCTTGCCGTAGATAATGCACTGAAGAGATTAAAAGGAAATTGA